One genomic segment of Streptomyces liangshanensis includes these proteins:
- a CDS encoding DUF371 domain-containing protein: protein MSAELMRLRCRGHRDIRATHTKTLEFTTSSDITGRATCVIGVGATIEGPAPARLAGPLRITLSVGDHRFTVRALANSAWRPGSGAVVRLSSERLPNTLATDADRASADLPRELLHALTDPDAEITIVVARDTEAADGRLVLYRAGDERDDRLAAEIAAADTVIAEDAGAGQVITALGADADPWDSVLPSVAAGGRVLAVSTEDTRSAPVGKLLAARDRPAVEVIGLPAELAVAALSPHPVPVLLAPHERRRQIGKLLGAHRLSRVVFRAPAAELPKILDEAGRTLGARTAAVTAATAAAAERPWWGPVAEAAARVTGGGDVLCCVDPAEEVPEGAEDSDVDLSALVGALAAQSVSSKTLALALATLPTWSRKRAYDFVLEAAKARQPAGPDRPDSRATKG from the coding sequence ATGTCGGCCGAGCTGATGCGGTTGCGGTGCCGGGGGCACCGGGACATCCGCGCCACCCACACCAAGACCCTCGAATTCACCACCAGCTCCGACATCACCGGCCGCGCGACCTGCGTGATCGGCGTCGGCGCCACGATCGAGGGGCCGGCGCCCGCGCGCCTGGCCGGCCCGCTGCGGATCACCCTGAGCGTCGGCGATCACCGCTTCACCGTCCGGGCGCTGGCCAATTCCGCCTGGCGGCCCGGTTCGGGCGCGGTGGTACGGCTCAGCTCCGAGCGCCTGCCGAACACCCTGGCCACCGACGCCGACCGGGCCTCCGCCGACCTGCCCCGCGAGCTGCTGCACGCGCTCACGGACCCGGACGCCGAGATCACGATCGTCGTCGCGCGGGATACCGAGGCCGCCGACGGCCGGCTGGTCCTCTACCGCGCGGGCGACGAGCGGGACGACCGCCTCGCGGCGGAGATCGCGGCGGCGGACACGGTGATCGCGGAGGACGCGGGGGCCGGCCAGGTCATCACCGCACTGGGGGCGGACGCGGACCCCTGGGACTCGGTCCTGCCGTCCGTCGCGGCGGGCGGGCGGGTCCTGGCCGTGTCGACCGAGGACACCAGGAGCGCGCCGGTCGGCAAACTGCTTGCCGCGCGGGATCGCCCGGCGGTCGAAGTCATCGGTCTCCCGGCGGAGTTGGCGGTGGCGGCGCTGTCGCCGCACCCGGTGCCGGTTCTCCTCGCCCCCCACGAGCGCAGGCGGCAGATCGGCAAGCTGCTCGGCGCGCACCGGCTGTCGCGGGTGGTGTTCCGGGCCCCGGCCGCCGAACTGCCGAAGATCCTCGACGAGGCGGGGCGGACGCTGGGCGCGCGTACCGCCGCGGTGACCGCCGCGACGGCCGCGGCGGCGGAACGCCCCTGGTGGGGCCCGGTGGCGGAGGCCGCGGCGCGGGTCACCGGCGGCGGGGACGTGCTGTGCTGCGTGGACCCGGCGGAGGAGGTCCCCGAGGGGGCCGAGGACTCGGACGTGGACCTGTCCGCCCTGGTCGGAGCGTTGGCGGCGCAATCGGTCTCTTCGAAGACGCTGGCGCTGGCACTGGCGACGCTGCCGACGTGGTCGAGGAAGCGGGCGTACGACTTCGTACTGGAGGCGGCGAAGGCGCGGCAGCCCGCCGGGCCCGACCGGCCGGACTCGCGGGCGACAAAAGGCTGA
- a CDS encoding SAM-dependent methyltransferase: MTASTPKPQVDTSKPHPARVYDFLLGGKDNYQVDQEVGEKLPAEAKAAARQNRAFMQRAAAWLARSGVDQFLDIGTGIPTEPNLHQIVQGINPKARIVYTDNDPIVLRHAEALLISSPEGVTDYIQADVREPEVILEHARTLLDFSRPIALSLIALLHFIPEDQDPYGITDTLVGALPAGSYLVLSHAASDLFPELSARVTAEYAKGGITLGFRTRDGVTRFFDGLDLVAPGVVTATKWFKDTEAPEDEDCGLYAGVARIG; the protein is encoded by the coding sequence ATGACGGCGAGCACGCCCAAGCCTCAGGTCGACACCAGCAAGCCGCATCCGGCGCGTGTCTACGACTTCCTCCTCGGCGGCAAGGACAACTACCAGGTCGACCAGGAAGTGGGCGAGAAGCTCCCCGCGGAGGCGAAGGCCGCCGCCCGGCAGAACCGCGCGTTCATGCAGCGCGCCGCCGCCTGGCTGGCGCGCAGCGGCGTCGACCAGTTCCTCGACATCGGTACGGGGATCCCGACCGAGCCGAACCTGCACCAGATCGTCCAGGGGATCAATCCCAAGGCGCGGATCGTCTACACGGACAACGACCCCATCGTGCTGCGGCACGCGGAGGCCCTGCTCATCAGCTCGCCGGAGGGCGTCACCGACTACATCCAGGCGGACGTCCGCGAGCCCGAGGTGATCCTCGAACACGCGCGTACGCTCTTGGACTTCAGCCGCCCCATCGCCCTGTCGCTCATCGCGCTCCTGCACTTCATCCCCGAGGACCAGGACCCGTACGGCATCACGGACACGCTCGTGGGCGCCCTCCCCGCCGGCAGCTACCTGGTGCTGTCGCACGCCGCCTCCGACCTCTTCCCGGAGCTGTCGGCGCGTGTGACGGCGGAGTACGCGAAGGGCGGCATCACCCTCGGCTTCCGTACCCGCGACGGCGTGACCCGCTTCTTCGACGGCCTCGACCTGGTGGCCCCCGGCGTGGTGACGGCCACGAAGTGGTTCAAGGACACCGAGGCCCCCGAGGACGAGGACTGCGGCCTGTACGCGGGAGTGGCCCGTATCGGCTGA
- a CDS encoding TOBE domain-containing protein — protein MPSYSIGQAAGLLGVSSETVRRWADGGQLRMERDGTGNRVIDGVSLAGFAKDRAVGLHPVPGEVSTSVRNSFAGIVTGVVLDDVVAQVEVQSGPHRLVSLVTREAVEELGIEVGVTVTARVKSTNVHVDRP, from the coding sequence GTGCCGTCGTACAGCATTGGCCAGGCAGCGGGACTGCTCGGCGTGAGTTCGGAGACCGTCCGTCGCTGGGCCGACGGGGGTCAGTTGCGCATGGAGCGGGACGGCACCGGGAACCGCGTGATCGACGGGGTCAGCCTCGCCGGTTTCGCGAAGGACCGGGCCGTGGGGCTGCACCCGGTGCCCGGTGAGGTGTCCACGTCCGTACGCAACTCCTTCGCCGGGATCGTGACCGGGGTGGTGCTGGACGACGTCGTGGCCCAGGTGGAGGTCCAGTCGGGGCCGCACCGGCTGGTGTCGCTGGTGACCCGCGAGGCCGTCGAGGAGCTGGGGATCGAGGTCGGGGTGACCGTCACGGCCCGGGTGAAGTCGACCAACGTGCACGTCGACCGGCCGTAG
- a CDS encoding GNAT family N-acetyltransferase: MGRFEIAGASADDIRTLGAWAADEGWNPGDSDGQAFFPVDPEGFLFGRLDGEPVASISAVRYGTDFGFVGFYIARPSVRGQGYGIQLWRAGTARLAGRNVGLDGVIDQQDNYRASGFRRAWNNIRYEGVPSSGGVPQRDDVTLRDARTVPIAQLAAYDRRFFPAPRPGFLASWVGLPDRTALVAVRDGRLDGFGVLRASRGASRVGPLYAASQEVAAALVSGLAAASPGSPVAIDVPDVNTRSVELMERLGLRPSFEAARMYTGPTPAVDLTGLYAVTSLELG; encoded by the coding sequence GTGGGACGGTTCGAGATCGCGGGCGCGAGCGCCGACGACATCAGGACGCTCGGCGCGTGGGCGGCCGACGAGGGCTGGAATCCGGGGGACTCCGACGGGCAGGCGTTCTTCCCCGTGGACCCGGAGGGCTTCCTCTTCGGCCGGCTGGACGGCGAGCCCGTGGCCTCGATCTCCGCCGTGCGGTACGGGACGGACTTCGGCTTCGTCGGGTTCTACATCGCCCGCCCCTCCGTACGAGGCCAGGGGTACGGGATCCAGCTGTGGCGCGCGGGCACGGCGCGCCTGGCCGGGCGGAACGTCGGGCTCGACGGGGTGATCGACCAGCAGGACAACTACCGTGCGTCCGGGTTCCGCCGGGCCTGGAACAACATCCGGTACGAGGGGGTGCCGTCGAGCGGGGGCGTCCCGCAGCGTGACGACGTCACGCTGCGGGACGCCCGTACCGTACCGATCGCCCAACTCGCCGCGTACGACCGGCGGTTCTTCCCGGCACCCCGGCCCGGCTTCCTCGCCTCCTGGGTGGGGCTGCCCGACCGGACCGCGCTGGTCGCGGTCCGGGACGGCCGGCTGGACGGCTTCGGCGTCCTGCGCGCCTCCCGGGGCGCCTCCCGCGTCGGCCCCCTCTACGCGGCGTCGCAGGAGGTCGCCGCGGCGCTGGTGAGCGGCTTGGCGGCGGCCTCCCCGGGGTCGCCGGTGGCGATCGACGTCCCCGACGTCAACACGCGATCCGTCGAGCTGATGGAACGACTGGGGCTGCGACCGTCGTTCGAGGCGGCACGGATGTACACCGGCCCCACCCCGGCCGTGGACCTCACCGGCCTGTACGCCGTCACGAGCCTGGAGCTGGGCTGA
- a CDS encoding MazG nucleotide pyrophosphohydrolase domain-containing protein: MLPSPAALVREFHQAFGLDARTTPAEVPAQLAAHRQELLDEEVGEVAEASREGALDHLAHELADVVYIAYGTALVHGIDLDAVIAEIHRANMTKLGPDGRPVLRADGKVLKGEHYRAPDVAEVLRRQGWAGGEG, encoded by the coding sequence GTGCTTCCTTCCCCCGCCGCCCTGGTCCGTGAATTCCACCAGGCCTTCGGCCTCGACGCCCGTACGACCCCGGCCGAGGTCCCCGCACAACTCGCCGCACACCGGCAGGAGTTGCTGGACGAGGAGGTCGGCGAGGTCGCGGAGGCCTCTCGGGAGGGGGCCCTGGACCATCTCGCCCACGAGCTCGCGGACGTCGTCTACATCGCGTACGGCACCGCCCTGGTCCACGGGATCGACCTCGACGCGGTGATCGCCGAGATCCACCGGGCCAACATGACCAAGCTGGGGCCGGACGGGCGGCCGGTCCTGCGCGCCGACGGGAAGGTGCTCAAGGGGGAGCACTACCGGGCCCCGGACGTGGCGGAGGTGCTGCGCCGGCAGGGCTGGGCGGGCGGGGAGGGGTAG
- a CDS encoding discoidin domain-containing protein yields MAISRRSVIVSALAGTATAGLGGLPGTLTQAAAAPTAPAASPPGDVVGKVTVGYQGWFACIGDGAPINSWWHYSRNAGQPPSPSNTTLVSWPDMREYTRSYPTAYPNLGNGQRATLFSSWDQQTVDTHFRWMRENGCDTAALQRFNPFGAEGPTRDGMAQKVRQSAEAYGRKFYIMYDVTDWTNMQSEIKQDWTTKMRAYTASSAYAVQNGKPVVCIWGFGFNDPGRPFAPAPCKDVVDWFKAQGCYVIGGVPTHWRNGINDSRPGFLDVYHSFDMISPWMVGRITNVSQADQFYRDLNTPDQADCDARGIDYQPCVIPGDLQSGHRAHGELMWRQFYNLCRVGVQGFYISMFDEFNEGNQIAKTTETSAEVPAGSGIRALNEDGTACSADYYLRLTADGGRMLKGQLALTAVRPTVPFPGGGGPTQPTGDLALNRPATASSVTQNYGAGNAVDGNGSSYWESANNAFPQWIQVDLGAASAVKRVVLSLPPNPAWGSRTQTVAVLGSTNGSDFSTLSAAAGRTFDPASGNTTTVTLATAANARYVRLQFTGNTGWPAGQLSGFSVYAS; encoded by the coding sequence ATGGCCATCTCCAGACGCTCCGTCATCGTGTCCGCACTCGCCGGGACCGCCACCGCGGGACTCGGCGGACTGCCGGGCACCCTCACCCAGGCCGCCGCCGCCCCCACCGCCCCGGCCGCCTCCCCGCCCGGCGACGTGGTCGGCAAGGTGACGGTGGGCTACCAGGGCTGGTTCGCCTGCATCGGCGACGGAGCGCCCATCAACAGCTGGTGGCACTACAGCCGGAACGCCGGGCAGCCGCCGTCGCCGAGCAACACCACCCTCGTGTCGTGGCCCGACATGCGGGAGTACACGCGGAGTTACCCGACCGCGTACCCGAACCTCGGCAACGGCCAGCGCGCCACGCTGTTCTCGTCCTGGGACCAGCAGACGGTCGACACGCACTTCCGGTGGATGCGGGAGAACGGCTGCGACACCGCGGCGCTCCAGCGCTTCAACCCGTTCGGCGCCGAGGGCCCCACGCGGGACGGGATGGCCCAGAAGGTACGGCAGTCGGCGGAGGCGTACGGCCGGAAGTTCTACATCATGTACGACGTCACCGACTGGACGAACATGCAGTCGGAGATCAAGCAGGACTGGACGACCAAGATGCGGGCGTACACGGCGTCGAGCGCGTACGCCGTGCAGAACGGCAAGCCCGTCGTCTGCATCTGGGGCTTCGGATTCAACGACCCGGGACGGCCGTTCGCGCCCGCGCCCTGCAAGGACGTCGTCGACTGGTTCAAGGCGCAGGGCTGTTACGTGATCGGCGGGGTGCCCACCCACTGGCGCAACGGCATCAACGACTCACGCCCCGGCTTCCTGGACGTCTACCACTCGTTCGACATGATCTCGCCCTGGATGGTCGGCCGGATCACCAACGTCAGCCAGGCCGACCAGTTCTACCGGGACCTCAACACCCCCGACCAGGCGGACTGCGACGCGCGCGGCATCGACTACCAGCCCTGCGTCATCCCCGGCGACCTCCAGTCGGGGCACCGCGCGCACGGCGAGCTGATGTGGCGTCAGTTCTACAACCTCTGCCGGGTGGGGGTGCAGGGCTTCTACATCTCCATGTTCGACGAGTTCAACGAGGGCAACCAGATCGCGAAGACGACAGAGACGAGCGCGGAGGTGCCCGCGGGGTCCGGCATCCGTGCGCTGAACGAGGACGGGACGGCCTGCTCCGCCGACTACTACCTCCGGCTCACCGCCGACGGCGGGCGCATGCTCAAGGGGCAGTTGGCGCTGACGGCCGTACGGCCCACCGTGCCGTTCCCCGGGGGCGGCGGGCCGACGCAGCCGACCGGTGACCTCGCGCTGAACCGGCCCGCCACGGCCAGCAGCGTCACGCAGAACTACGGCGCGGGCAACGCGGTCGACGGGAACGGTTCGAGCTACTGGGAGAGCGCCAACAACGCCTTCCCGCAATGGATCCAGGTCGACCTGGGGGCGGCGTCGGCCGTCAAGCGTGTGGTGCTCTCGCTGCCGCCGAACCCGGCCTGGGGGAGCCGTACGCAGACCGTGGCCGTACTGGGATCCACCAACGGCTCGGACTTCAGCACCCTTTCGGCCGCCGCGGGCCGCACCTTCGACCCCGCGTCGGGGAACACCACCACGGTGACCCTCGCGACGGCCGCCAACGCCCGTTACGTACGGCTCCAGTTCACCGGGAACACGGGCTGGCCGGCCGGACAGCTGTCGGGCTTCAGCGTGTACGCGTCCTAG
- a CDS encoding helix-turn-helix transcriptional regulator — MDTRNSSATTDTAGTTGTTDAREDFGRFLRAARARTSPATGTGAGTGTGTSTGTDPRQRRVKGLRREEVAQLAGVSFDYYARLEQGRIGQVSDAVLTGVANALALDEAERRYLRDLMEGPRRPSPASRPGTPPPRGERVRPTVRRLVDSFADVPVMVTGRGMDVLAANALAAAIFFDPASVPAAERNLAVWVFLAPEARERYVEWERIAQGMADGLRMQAAGRPGDARVAEVIATLRERSADFRRMWAKQGAFECTFASTAIRHPAVGEFRLDCEAFPVPGDPVQRMNVHSTPAGSPAAAKLAELKGLLVRS, encoded by the coding sequence ATGGACACCAGGAACAGCAGCGCCACGACGGACACGGCGGGCACCACGGGCACGACGGACGCCAGGGAAGACTTCGGCCGATTCCTCCGCGCCGCCCGCGCCCGCACGTCCCCCGCCACGGGCACAGGTGCGGGTACGGGTACGGGTACCAGCACCGGCACCGACCCCCGGCAACGCCGCGTCAAGGGCCTGCGCCGCGAGGAGGTCGCCCAGCTCGCCGGCGTCAGCTTCGACTACTACGCCCGGCTCGAACAGGGCCGCATCGGCCAGGTCTCCGACGCCGTCCTGACGGGCGTCGCGAACGCCCTCGCGCTCGACGAGGCGGAGCGCCGCTACCTCCGCGATCTGATGGAGGGGCCGCGCCGCCCCTCCCCCGCGTCCCGCCCGGGCACCCCGCCGCCCCGCGGCGAACGGGTGCGGCCGACGGTCCGGCGCCTCGTGGACTCCTTCGCCGACGTGCCCGTGATGGTGACCGGCCGCGGCATGGACGTCCTCGCGGCGAACGCGCTGGCCGCCGCGATCTTCTTCGACCCCGCCTCCGTACCGGCCGCCGAGCGGAACCTCGCCGTGTGGGTTTTCCTCGCCCCGGAGGCCAGGGAGCGGTACGTCGAGTGGGAGCGGATCGCCCAGGGCATGGCCGACGGCCTGCGCATGCAGGCGGCGGGCCGGCCCGGCGACGCGCGGGTGGCCGAGGTGATCGCGACCCTGCGCGAGCGCAGCGCGGACTTCCGCCGGATGTGGGCGAAGCAGGGCGCGTTCGAGTGCACCTTCGCCAGCACGGCGATACGCCACCCCGCCGTCGGCGAGTTCCGGCTCGACTGCGAGGCCTTCCCCGTACCCGGCGACCCGGTCCAGAGGATGAACGTCCACAGCACCCCGGCCGGATCGCCCGCCGCGGCCAAACTGGCCGAGCTGAAGGGCCTGCTCGTCCGGTCCTGA
- a CDS encoding pyridoxal 5'-phosphate synthase: MFAGELPSFEPHTAPSDPEPLFVDWLFEAVDVGVREPHAMTLSTVDPEGNPDARVLILKNVDADGWQFAVHAASPKGRDLAAHGRAALTFYWPQLARQVRVRGPVTAEPAERSAADFLARSPEARAEALLGFQSRPLTDLAARDAATAASLERVEREPGLVTPEWTLYSLRAEQVEFWQGDQQRNHTRLQYARQGKVWAKQLLWP, from the coding sequence GTGTTCGCGGGCGAACTCCCCTCCTTCGAGCCGCACACGGCCCCCTCGGACCCCGAACCGCTCTTCGTGGACTGGCTGTTCGAGGCCGTGGACGTGGGCGTGCGCGAACCGCACGCGATGACGCTCTCGACCGTCGACCCCGAAGGGAACCCGGACGCCCGGGTGTTGATCCTCAAGAACGTGGACGCGGACGGCTGGCAGTTCGCCGTGCACGCCGCCAGCCCCAAGGGCCGGGACCTCGCCGCCCACGGCAGGGCCGCGCTCACCTTCTACTGGCCCCAACTGGCCCGGCAGGTACGGGTACGCGGCCCGGTGACCGCCGAGCCGGCCGAGCGCAGTGCCGCCGACTTCCTCGCCCGCTCCCCCGAGGCCAGGGCGGAGGCACTGCTCGGCTTCCAGAGCCGCCCGTTGACGGATCTCGCGGCCCGCGACGCGGCGACGGCCGCGTCCCTGGAACGCGTCGAGCGGGAACCGGGACTGGTGACGCCGGAGTGGACGCTGTACTCCCTGCGCGCCGAACAGGTCGAGTTCTGGCAGGGCGACCAACAACGCAACCACACCCGCCTCCAGTACGCCCGACAGGGCAAGGTCTGGGCAAAGCAACTCCTGTGGCCATGA
- a CDS encoding DJ-1/PfpI family protein, translated as MSKVLIMLTGARVWSQNDGAQRPTGFWGEEFAVPHELLTEAGVELTLATPGGVVPVVDELSLSAESNNGDADAAARFRSYLDRVSGFLGHPSRLEDIDPAEYDAVLVPGGHGPMQDLAVNADAGRILAAMLPDGAKTVAALCHGQASFLSAGDADGKWIFTGRRMTSFTDEEEHVTGLDANAPWLLESRLRAGGAEVTGGPAWRSHVVVDGNLITGQNPASGAAVATRLIEALGARKTATGADGGSDGGTATGTDTDSGTRTGTDTGTPRDAVPKGTAPAGVAPRSVEEANKAIVRRAYELAAANDLEALFEVRAADYRLTLPDGHPVPGSWTGLDANAARERIFAALGADGVTTHELVADGPHRVIALVEPTGLDGAGDRWSMLLAELFRIEDGKITEIEPFWWDIVELNRIADSRIRL; from the coding sequence ATGTCCAAAGTGCTCATCATGCTCACCGGCGCCCGTGTCTGGAGCCAGAACGACGGCGCCCAGCGCCCGACCGGCTTCTGGGGCGAGGAGTTCGCCGTCCCGCACGAGCTGCTGACCGAGGCGGGCGTCGAGCTCACCCTGGCCACCCCGGGCGGCGTGGTGCCCGTCGTCGACGAGCTGAGCCTGTCGGCCGAGTCCAACAACGGAGACGCGGACGCGGCCGCGCGCTTCCGCTCCTACCTCGACCGGGTGAGCGGGTTCCTCGGCCATCCGTCGCGCCTGGAGGACATCGACCCGGCGGAGTACGACGCGGTCCTCGTCCCGGGCGGTCACGGACCGATGCAGGACCTGGCCGTGAACGCCGACGCGGGCCGCATCCTTGCCGCGATGCTGCCGGACGGCGCCAAGACGGTGGCCGCCCTCTGCCACGGCCAGGCCTCCTTTCTCTCCGCGGGCGACGCGGACGGCAAGTGGATCTTCACAGGCCGCAGGATGACCTCGTTCACCGACGAGGAGGAGCACGTCACGGGTCTCGACGCCAACGCGCCGTGGCTCCTGGAGTCGCGGCTGCGCGCGGGTGGCGCCGAGGTCACCGGCGGCCCGGCCTGGCGGTCGCACGTCGTGGTCGACGGCAACCTGATCACCGGCCAGAACCCGGCGTCGGGCGCCGCCGTCGCCACGAGGCTCATCGAGGCCCTCGGCGCACGCAAGACGGCCACCGGGGCGGACGGCGGGAGCGACGGCGGGACCGCGACCGGCACTGACACCGACAGCGGCACCAGGACCGGCACCGACACCGGCACGCCGCGGGACGCCGTACCGAAGGGGACGGCCCCCGCCGGCGTCGCGCCCCGGTCCGTCGAGGAGGCCAACAAGGCGATCGTCCGGCGGGCCTACGAACTCGCCGCAGCCAACGATCTCGAAGCCCTCTTCGAGGTCCGCGCGGCGGACTACCGGCTGACGCTCCCCGACGGCCATCCGGTACCCGGCTCGTGGACGGGTCTCGACGCCAACGCCGCCCGCGAGCGCATCTTCGCCGCCCTCGGCGCCGACGGGGTGACCACGCACGAACTCGTCGCGGACGGCCCCCACCGCGTGATCGCCCTGGTCGAGCCGACCGGCCTCGACGGCGCGGGCGACCGCTGGTCGATGCTGTTGGCCGAGCTGTTCCGGATCGAGGACGGAAAGATCACCGAGATCGAGCCGTTCTGGTGGGACATCGTGGAACTCAACCGGATAGCCGACAGCAGGATCCGCCTCTGA
- a CDS encoding helix-turn-helix transcriptional regulator, whose product MTSQRDQQRRALAELRELVGLPLDTGQIFRRADEVLRGALGYDGVCWHGTDPATGLVTSVLTDDLQLEDFRQAVELEIWTEDVSQFADLRRSSRDAESLSRATRGRPGTSRRFREQIAPAGFGDELRALFDSAGASWGCAAFMRAPERGAFRPGEVALAERAARVLGVALRSSQLRAAGTSEGGHPPAVLLLDSRNRVVRADDRAEALLREIADDAVGVFQVPTSLLMAVEQARSAQAAARVAPRLRVRTHTGAWLVLSTSIMGSGADHLAAVVITPATAADVMPVVFATYGLTVREREVALHVLRGSDTREIARVLSLTPLTVQDHLKSVFTKAGVRSRRDFVAHLIASQVPEIWD is encoded by the coding sequence ATGACTTCACAGAGGGACCAACAGCGGCGCGCACTCGCCGAGTTGCGCGAGCTGGTCGGTCTGCCGCTGGACACCGGACAGATCTTCCGGAGAGCCGACGAGGTGCTGCGCGGGGCCCTCGGGTACGACGGGGTGTGCTGGCACGGCACCGACCCCGCGACCGGCCTGGTCACCTCGGTGCTCACCGACGACCTCCAGCTGGAGGACTTCCGGCAGGCCGTGGAGCTGGAGATCTGGACCGAGGACGTGTCCCAGTTCGCGGATCTGAGGCGCAGCAGCCGCGACGCCGAGTCCCTCAGCCGGGCCACGCGCGGACGCCCCGGTACGAGCCGGCGCTTCCGCGAGCAGATAGCCCCGGCCGGGTTCGGGGACGAACTGCGGGCCCTGTTCGACTCCGCGGGCGCCTCCTGGGGCTGCGCCGCGTTCATGCGGGCCCCGGAGCGGGGCGCCTTCCGGCCCGGCGAGGTGGCGCTCGCCGAGCGCGCCGCCCGCGTCCTCGGGGTGGCCCTGCGGAGCAGCCAGCTGCGCGCCGCGGGCACATCGGAGGGCGGCCACCCGCCGGCGGTGCTGCTCCTGGACTCCCGCAACCGGGTCGTCCGCGCCGACGACCGGGCCGAGGCGCTGCTCCGGGAGATCGCGGACGACGCGGTGGGGGTGTTCCAGGTACCGACCTCGCTGCTGATGGCCGTGGAACAGGCCAGGTCGGCGCAGGCCGCCGCGCGGGTGGCGCCGCGACTGCGGGTCCGTACCCACACGGGGGCGTGGCTCGTGCTCAGCACGTCGATCATGGGCAGCGGCGCCGACCACCTGGCGGCCGTGGTGATCACCCCGGCGACCGCGGCGGACGTCATGCCGGTCGTCTTCGCCACGTACGGCCTGACCGTCCGCGAGCGCGAGGTGGCCCTGCACGTGCTGCGGGGCAGCGACACCCGGGAGATCGCCCGGGTCCTGTCGCTGACACCGCTGACCGTGCAGGACCACCTCAAGTCGGTGTTCACCAAGGCGGGCGTCCGCAGCCGCCGCGACTTCGTGGCGCACCTCATCGCCTCACAGGTACCGGAGATCTGGGACTGA
- the kamB gene encoding 16S rRNA (adenine(1408)-N(1))-methyltransferase KamB, translating into MAMRRVLGKRIVEIGEGAFDDLLARHEGVVLDVGTGDGKHPFHLARQRPDQLVIGLDAAKDNLRKTAAKAAANPAKGGLANLLYLWSPAEQLPAGLRGVTELHMLMPWGSLLRGMLGSDPSMLRGLAAVCEPDARFLTTLNLHAWRPPVPEVGDHPEPTPESAVKELGPLLAAAGWRLDEAKYLDAEEIAALSTSWTRRLNSTRAQLDVLALTGVVNPTREPDPAAEPEDGHGDGAAAPAPGV; encoded by the coding sequence ATGGCCATGCGTCGCGTGCTGGGGAAGCGCATCGTGGAGATCGGCGAAGGCGCCTTCGACGATCTTCTCGCCCGCCACGAGGGCGTGGTCCTGGACGTCGGTACGGGCGACGGGAAGCACCCGTTCCACTTGGCCCGGCAGCGGCCCGACCAGCTGGTCATCGGCCTGGACGCCGCCAAGGACAACCTCCGCAAGACCGCGGCGAAGGCGGCCGCGAACCCCGCCAAGGGCGGGCTGGCCAACCTGCTCTACCTGTGGTCGCCCGCCGAGCAGCTGCCCGCCGGGCTGCGGGGCGTCACCGAGCTGCACATGCTGATGCCCTGGGGCAGCCTGCTGCGCGGGATGCTCGGTTCCGACCCGTCGATGCTGCGGGGGCTGGCGGCGGTCTGCGAGCCGGACGCGCGCTTCCTGACCACGCTGAACCTGCACGCGTGGCGCCCGCCCGTACCCGAGGTGGGCGACCACCCGGAGCCGACCCCCGAGTCCGCGGTCAAGGAGCTCGGCCCGCTGCTGGCGGCGGCCGGGTGGCGGCTGGACGAGGCGAAGTACCTGGACGCCGAGGAGATCGCCGCGCTCTCGACGTCGTGGACGCGGCGGCTGAACTCGACACGGGCGCAGCTCGACGTCCTCGCCCTGACCGGTGTCGTCAATCCGACACGGGAGCCTGACCCTGCCGCTGAGCCCGAGGATGGGCACGGGGACGGGGCTGCCGCGCCCGCGCCGGGGGTCTGA